A portion of the Manduca sexta isolate Smith_Timp_Sample1 chromosome 20, JHU_Msex_v1.0, whole genome shotgun sequence genome contains these proteins:
- the LOC119189955 gene encoding uncharacterized protein LOC119189955 → MTTNKAGRNKTCARLRSPSSSSSASWASASEVLEMTPDIDVLSQRDELQSSSLPPRPVRRRERQPPPVVGLGPAGPCATTTVSATGGIVRRMKWTQKMNENVMRAYFGATKGGTNLTAYRAQMLSLFQALEPTANVSSQRLSDQVRYIQRRKVLTDEALERLRTDLCVVQETITPVIAQQAVNTSIPAADVELEENLDNIVSSHDEQRLRGALEGAILEFKSMSPSCRPRVPRLPTHKKNLALVGALDSILSPYMESSRDLVDTHSILYCAAVAACQVANVKFPIGNRTTRDVATKPAWQHRIEKRINSARTLIAKLIAFQGGNSRPRIMRFVVQAFSGTNINSQDYRLWITERIDFFKQKVYAWANRIRRYKKRWDRFQQNRTFQSDQKRVYRCWENSTQGVADGQLPSARDMHNYWTNIWSSPVSHTEASWFGVVDRACETIPAMEAISISPVDVLAAIRPTQNWKAPGPDGLHNFWLKWFPSSHARLAAQFQNALDGGSLPTFMTTGVTHLLFKSGCTTDPKIIDP, encoded by the coding sequence ATGACGACAAATAAAGCCGGAAGAAACAAAACATGCGCACGACTAAGATCACCCAGCTCGTCGAGCTCCGCGTCGTGGGCGTCAGCTTCGGAAGTACTCGAAATGACGCCGGATATCGACGTGTTGAGCCAGCGCGACGAGCTGCAGTCGTCCTCGCTGCCACCAAGACCTGTGCGACGAAGAGAACGACAACCCCCTCCAGTGGTGGGCTTGGGACCTGCGGGGCCTTGTGCTACGACTACGGTCTCCGCTACCGGTGGAATAGTGCGCCGCATGAAATGGACtcaaaaaatgaatgaaaatgtcATGCGGGCCTATTTTGGGGCAACAAAGGGAGGAACCAATCTCACAGCGTACCGTGCTCAGATGCTGTCTCTGTTTCAGGCTTTGGAACCTACGGCCAACGTATCATCccaacgtctgtcggatcaggTGCGATACATCCAACGGCGCAAAGTGCTGACGGATGAAGCACTTGAGCGGCTGCGTACAGACTTGTGTGTTGTCCAAGAAACTATTACGCCTGTTATTGCCCAGCAAGCAGTAAACACGTCTATACCTGCTGCTGATGTTGAGCTGGAAGAAAACTTGGACAATATTGTAAGTTCCCATGATGAACAGCGATTGAGAGGGGCTTTGGAGGGTGCGATTTTGGAATTTAAATCGATGTCTCCGTCCTGTAGACCGCGAGTGCCGCGTTTGCCAacgcataaaaaaaatttggcCCTGGTGGGAGCATTGGATTCTATATTGTCTCCATACATGGAATCCAGTCGGGACCTCGTTGATACACATTCGATTCTTTACTGCGCAGCCGTCGCGGCATGTCAAGTGGCTAATGTGAAATTTCCGATTGGAAATAGAACCACTCGAGATGTTGCGACGAAGCCTGCATGGCAACATAGGATCGAGAAACGTATCAACTCGGCCCGAACTCTCATTGCCAAGCTAATTGCCTTCCAGGGTGGTAATTCTAGACCAAGGATTATGCGTTTCGTGGTGCAGGCCTTTTCTGGGACCAACATAAATTCCCAGGATTATAGGCTTTGGATCACGGAACGCATAGACTTCtttaaacaaaaagtttatGCGTGGGCGAACCGCATTCGTCGCTATAAGAAACGATGGGATCGATTCCAACAGAATCGTACTTTTCAAAGCGATCAAAAGAGGGTTTATAGGTGTTGGGAGAATTCTACACAAGGTGTGGCAGATGGGCAGTTACCTAGTGCTCGTGATATGCACAATTATTGGACGAATATATGGTCATCGCCCGTCTCCCACACTGAAGCCTCCTGGTTTGGTGTTGTAGATCGAGCTTGCGAGACAATACCGGCTATGGAAGCTATTTCAATTAGTCCAGTGGATGTCCTGGCCGCTATCCGTCCAACACAAAATTGGAAGGCTCCTGGACCGGATGGTTTGCACAATTTCTGGTTGAAATGGTTTCCCAGTTCGCATGCTCGTTTGGCAGCACAGTTCCAGAATGCGCTTGATGGTGGATCGCTTCCAACATTTATGACGACAGGTGTCACTCACCTGCTCTTTAAATCCGGTTGTACCACGGACCCAAAAATTATAGACCCATAA